From Chlamydia avium 10DC88:
AGAGACCGATTAACTGAAGCAAATAAAAAAATACAAGAGCTGACTGACCTTAATAATACCAACTCCATACCAGATCCTGTCCAAGAATCCTCTAATCCCTAAAAAACAATCAACCAACAATAGAAAAAGAAACTATTTTCTACTTCCTACAGAATTGTTTTCATCTTGTACAGTACACACATCTTCCTTAACTTAAGGAGAATCAGAATAAAATTAGTTTTTCAATCTTTTTATCGCAAACAAAGTTACAAATTGTTAGTGTATTCTTGCTGTAAACCAAATATTGTGAAAATGAGGTAATAATATGAGCAAAAGCCACGTTTTTCTATCAAAAATCAAGTCGTTAAGCTATTTGCTTCTAGCTGCAGCTGCTGTACTTATTTCCGGATGCGAATCTGAAGATGTTTTCGTTAAAGATCCTTCTGAAGCTCAAGAGGCTGTAGATGTTTCTCCTCGATTTACAGAAATTGGTGATAGTAATTCTATATGGCTAGAAATTCAAGAACGCTCCAGTTTTAACCATACAAATGTTGTACCTATCGTTCTTTATGATGATCTAATGAATCCTGAAGTAAGAGCTACTGTTATTGGATCTGCTTGGGCTGTTCCCGTGGATATCCAATCTGCAATCCGTGTATTTAACTCCCGCAACAAATCAGAACGATCCTCAGAAAAGGTTCTCAATGAGAATTGTGCTGATATTAACGTGATCCTTTTAGAAAGCGATCCTAATCATACTTCTCATGTTTCAGGAATACTCTGTGGTGTTAACCAACAAGAATTTACAATTTTATGCGAGAGATTCCCTCATCATAGTCTTCTGCCCACACTAGTATCTAAGTCAGAAAATGATACAACTGTATACAGCTGCGGCTATGTGTTTTCTGTAACTGATCCTAACTTTATCTCCTTACCCGGAGACCAACCTTCTGCAGAACGATTCCTAGAAATCTGGGCAGCTATTGACTCTGACATAGTTCAGAATGCCTATGGTCAAAAATTCATAGATGACTTTGTCCAAACAACTTTCCTAGCTAATGGAGATAGTATCGAAAGTTTAATTAAATAAAAAATCTTCATAAAAGAAAAAATTTCTCTTCATATAAGAAAAGCCTGATGAGGCTTTTCTTATTCAAAAAAAATCTCTTCTATCAAATTTATCAATGTCTACCCATTTATAAGCTCAGTGAAGACTACTAGCCAATAGACTGTATAAATTGCAGACCAAAAACTTTTACAAGTATTTTGAAAGATATTAATATTATTCCAATAAAGAGCTAATAACTAATGATTTAACTCATAGATGATATTACGTTTTGAGTAGTATTTATTTACTTATAGCATAATCACTAAAACACCTGACTATGCAGTCAAATATAACTTATAAAAGTTAAATAGAGACAATCGTGTTAAGTAATGAAGTTATCTTTTTCGCTCAGGCTTCTCTTATCATTATTCTAGGAATCACTTTTGCTTCGAGAAGTATAGCATGGCTAACAGCCTGGTTATCTACACTATCTATAATTATGAATGTTTTCGTATTAAAACAAATCATTCTGTATGGCCTAGAGGTAACTTCAGCGGATGTTTATCTCATTGGGATGCTATCTTCCTTAAACTACTCGAGAGAACTCTATGGAAGGAATAAAGTTAATGAAGCCATGTTTGGTTCATGGATCATTACTGTGGCTTTCCTAATTATCACTCAGCTACATCTAGCTCTTATTCCTTCTAGCAATGACGTTTCTCAACCACATTTTATTGCCTTATTTTCTCCTACTCTTAGGCTAATTATAGCATCTCTAATTACCCTAATTTGCGTACAAACTATAGATCTTGTGATTTTTACCTATCTAAAAAAGTTATTTCATAATAAAGCTTTCGGGACTCGCTCTGCTTTATCCCTTATTCTATCGCAAATTCTAGACACTCTCCTATTTTCATTTTTAGGTCTCTATGGACTAGTAGCTAATCTCGCCCATGTTATGCTTTTTGCTTTCATTACGAAAATGTTTATAATCATCTTGTCCATTCCCATGGTGTCTCTAGGAAAATTTCTAAAAACTAAGATTAAACTAAATCATATTCCATAAAAATTATTATGATTCATTGCTTTAGAAATTCTATTTACAGGAAAGTAATCACAAGATACTCTGATTCCCTATTTCTAGTCATATAAGCAAAAATTAAAAATCCTAGCTTCCTAGAACCGTGGCACTAAAATTTCATGTTCTTCACCAGTCTAAAAAATCACAAGCTCGTGTCTGTCAAATAGAAACAGCTCACGGAACAATTGATACTCCTGCTTTTGTCCCTGTAGCAACAAATGGTGCTCTGAAAGGTGTTTTAGATCACAGCCGTATTCCCTTAATGTTTTGTAATACATACCATCTACTTGTACATCCAGGAACCCAACATATTGCTGCTATGGGAGGTCTACATAAATTTATAAATCGCCATGCTCCTATTATAACAGACTCGGGAGGGTTTCAAATTTTTAGCCTTGCTTATGGTTCTGTAACAGAAGAAATCAAAAGTAAAGGAAAGAAAAAACACTCTTCATCTATTTTAAATATTACTGATGATGGGGTCTGGTTTAAATCTTATCGTGATGGAAGCAAGCTTTTCTTATCTCCAGAAACATCAGTTCAAGCACAAAAAGATCTAGGGGCTGATATTATCATTCCCTTAGATGAACTCCTTCCCTTTCATACTGATACAAACTATTTTCTATCCTCTTGTTCTCGTACGTATATCTGGGAAAAACGTTCTTTAGATTATCATAGACAATCCCCTGGATATCAATCTATGTATGGAGTCATCCACGGGGGAATTGATCCAAAACAAAGAAAAATAGGCTGTCAATTTGTTGAAGAACATCCTTTTGATGGATTTGCTATCGGTGGAAGTCTAGGAAGAAACTTTCAGGAAATGGTCAATGTTGTTGATATTACAATGAGATATCTATCTAAAGATCGTCCTGTACACTTATTAGGAATTGGAGATCTTCCTTCTATACGAGCTGCTGTAAAATTTGGGATTGATTCCTTTGATAGTTCCTACCCTACGAAAATAGCGCGTCACGGACTAATTCTTTCTTCTCCTAAGCCCATAAAAATTGATAATCATGCCTATTCTCAAGATCCTACGCCCATAGATCCCAACTGCCATTGTCTTACATGCACTTCGAATATCTCTAAAGCTTATCTCCATCATCTATTCAAAGTACATGAGCCAAATGCCGGTATATGGGCATCTATTCATAATCTACATTATATGCAAGAGGTAATGAAAACTATTCGAGAACAAATTCTTAATGATGAAATTTAATCCATGAAATTATCTCATTGTGGGATAGTTTAATTTACAGAAAACTCACTCAAAAGCAAAATTTTGTCCTCTATAGACTACTAAATCCCCCGATTCATTACTTTCTAGAACTTTGAGATACAATAAGGAGACAGGAAATTGCACAAAATGCTAATGCAGATGCCATAGGTATAGTAATAAATCCAAAAATGAATAACTTAGTGGAACAAGACACTCTACCACAAATTTCTAATGTCATTCCTGATATTTCTTGAAGACAAATTTGATAAACAGCAATCCCCATTCCTATAAGAGACATAGGTAGTGCATAGATTTTCACTAAGGCATCATCACGATATGTAGCAATTCCCAAAATAATGGATAAAGGGAATAAACAAATCCTTTGATAATAACATAAAACACAGGGTTCTATGTTCAATAGATAACTATAATAAACACTAGTTATTGTTCCTATACAACAAATTAACCAAGCAAAATATAAACTATAGTTACGCAGTAACTTAATCATTAACGTCCTCATTCTGTAAATGACGTATTTGTCGAATGGCGCGCTCTAATTCTTCAAAAGTGGGATCTTCTATTAAGTAATCCCCGACAACAGCAGTGGGCGTTGCTAACTGTCCTCCTAATACCTGAGAGCCATAAATATTATTTTTCTTGATTTGTTCATCATACTGACGATCATTTACACACTGCATTAAACCTTTGGGATTGATTGCACGTCCAGAATATGTCTGTAATCCTTCAGCAAGCTTTGTTAATACTTCAGGAGTTGCCCAACGCTTTCCCTCTTCCTTGGGATACATAAGTAGCCTATGAAAATATTCAACATAAGCATTAACATCGGGATGACGAGGATCATGATGGTAAATACACATCAAAGCCTGAGCTGCAGGCTTTGATCCACGAATAAAACACACAGGAATTAACGTAAAAGATACCTCTCCAGTATCTATATAATGTTGCTTTAATAAAGGGAAAACTTCAGTAGTAAATTCTGTACATGCTGAGCATGAAGGTTCTTCAAACACTGTAATATTAATAGGAGCATAGGGGCTGCCCAATGTAGGGAAATGTTTAGCATTTGTAGGAATATGAGATTTAGGAGGAAGAAGAGTATGCTTTTTATAAAACATTAAACAAAAAGCAAATATAAAAAAAATGCTGGTAATGACAACAAGGATCTTTTTATTCAAAATACTTTCTCTTTTCTTCAAATCTCATAAAGAAATTAGAAATAAAACAAAGAAATAAAAATTGAAATGCATTTTTTCACTACGAATGATCGAGAAATAGTCCAATGTGCTCAGTGATTCCTAAAGAATCAACGCTAAAAATATAAAAACCTTTTAGTTTTATTATTTTCTCTCTATGGATAAGAAAAACTTCCTCTTTTTCTTTGTATGGATAAAGAAAGCATAGAAAACATCTATAAGCATTTTCGCTATCGATTTTTTAAATTTAGCATTCTTCCTGCTTTTTTAGGATTGCTATTGATCTGCACTCCCAGCATTCTCGATTATCACGATACTGCCATTATTCTATCGAACAGAATATGTGGGCTACTGCTTATCCTATTAGCATCACTATCTTTTATCCATCGTTCTGTACTCTGGCTTGGAGTATTCATAGGCATGTGGGAAACTATGTTTCCCTGTTTAATGAAAAGTTCTTCCACTGTTTTTGCAAACGACACCTTAATTGGTTTTGCTATTTTCGCTACTGTCTGTATTCCTCCTACCCGACCAGATCCTTTAGAAGTTGGCCCTACTCTTCCTGAAGGCATTCCTTATAATCCCTCTTCAGGAGGAAGACGAGCTGCTGTTTTAATACTCAGTTTATTAGGTTGGCTACAATCACGCTATCTCACAGCTTCAACACTAGGAATTACCCAGTCTTCCTATGAATCTTTGTTTTTTATTTATCCCGCAATGATGACTTCTTATTCTCTTTTGGTGGTATTGACCCTATCCGGAGGAGAGCGTCGTTGGCACACAAGACCAAAAATTGTCATTGTAACAGCAGTTACTCTTCTATCCACTATGGTGATGACT
This genomic window contains:
- a CDS encoding disulfide bond formation protein B gives rise to the protein MIKLLRNYSLYFAWLICCIGTITSVYYSYLLNIEPCVLCYYQRICLFPLSIILGIATYRDDALVKIYALPMSLIGMGIAVYQICLQEISGMTLEICGRVSCSTKLFIFGFITIPMASALAFCAISCLLIVSQSSRK
- a CDS encoding SPW repeat domain-containing protein translates to MDKESIENIYKHFRYRFFKFSILPAFLGLLLICTPSILDYHDTAIILSNRICGLLLILLASLSFIHRSVLWLGVFIGMWETMFPCLMKSSSTVFANDTLIGFAIFATVCIPPTRPDPLEVGPTLPEGIPYNPSSGGRRAAVLILSLLGWLQSRYLTASTLGITQSSYESLFFIYPAMMTSYSLLVVLTLSGGERRWHTRPKIVIVTAVTLLSTMVMTLLLITLKHLCPENWLCLSLTIQPAIASVFAYDELRAAFSYLAQFSKKKTELFHLALFGSEYYKESLFWEERTVLPFSKACKQAFLGISFPINLVLSIFLSVICMKSGYGRSFSGTLRNYISMCCWFITVLSILSFAESLRRLRWFCLIFSSAILLSPVFFHIPLKSPFLIPIIILGITLIILPIGKIQQKK
- a CDS encoding thioredoxin domain-containing protein; its protein translation is MFYKKHTLLPPKSHIPTNAKHFPTLGSPYAPINITVFEEPSCSACTEFTTEVFPLLKQHYIDTGEVSFTLIPVCFIRGSKPAAQALMCIYHHDPRHPDVNAYVEYFHRLLMYPKEEGKRWATPEVLTKLAEGLQTYSGRAINPKGLMQCVNDRQYDEQIKKNNIYGSQVLGGQLATPTAVVGDYLIEDPTFEELERAIRQIRHLQNEDVND
- the tgt gene encoding tRNA guanosine(34) transglycosylase Tgt gives rise to the protein MALKFHVLHQSKKSQARVCQIETAHGTIDTPAFVPVATNGALKGVLDHSRIPLMFCNTYHLLVHPGTQHIAAMGGLHKFINRHAPIITDSGGFQIFSLAYGSVTEEIKSKGKKKHSSSILNITDDGVWFKSYRDGSKLFLSPETSVQAQKDLGADIIIPLDELLPFHTDTNYFLSSCSRTYIWEKRSLDYHRQSPGYQSMYGVIHGGIDPKQRKIGCQFVEEHPFDGFAIGGSLGRNFQEMVNVVDITMRYLSKDRPVHLLGIGDLPSIRAAVKFGIDSFDSSYPTKIARHGLILSSPKPIKIDNHAYSQDPTPIDPNCHCLTCTSNISKAYLHHLFKVHEPNAGIWASIHNLHYMQEVMKTIREQILNDEI
- a CDS encoding queuosine precursor transporter — translated: MLSNEVIFFAQASLIIILGITFASRSIAWLTAWLSTLSIIMNVFVLKQIILYGLEVTSADVYLIGMLSSLNYSRELYGRNKVNEAMFGSWIITVAFLIITQLHLALIPSSNDVSQPHFIALFSPTLRLIIASLITLICVQTIDLVIFTYLKKLFHNKAFGTRSALSLILSQILDTLLFSFLGLYGLVANLAHVMLFAFITKMFIIILSIPMVSLGKFLKTKIKLNHIP